The Pochonia chlamydosporia 170 chromosome 1, whole genome shotgun sequence genome window below encodes:
- a CDS encoding NAD-dependent histone deacetylase, silent information regulator Sir2 (similar to Metarhizium robertsii ARSEF 23 XP_007818254.1), translating to MPPHNDVEAFHEVLRSSRRILALCGAGLSASSGLPTFRGAGGLWRMHEATKLATMRAFMTDPGLVWLFYGYRRHLALTSKPNPGHRALAALANKNPDFLCLTQNVDDLSQRANHPSSQLCTLHGSLFDVKCTTKGCGWIQRGNFDDPFCPALAPASEDPPPGEPLPLLDPYHRIKHVSDEELPKCPQCQTGIQRPGVVWFGEKLDEDMIEHINEWITKDKIAGYFSTFGRGKSAYMDLQDLMLVVGTSAQVYPAAGYISRAKLHGARIVTVNPEAEDETELYKIQPGDFAFGQDAAEYLPKLLEPVIGKLQENGEFEN from the exons ATGCCTCCCCACAACGATGTAGAGGCCTTTCATGAGGTCCTTCGTTCTAGCCGCCGCATTCTGGCTCTGTGCGGCGCAGGCCTGAGTGCGTCTTCAGGACTGCCGACCTTCCGAGGAGCTGGCGGTCTTTGGAGGATGCATGAAGCTACGAAACTAGCAACGATGAGGGCTTTCATGACAGATCCAGGTCTTGTATGGTTGTTTTATGGTTATCGACGACATCTAGCCTTgacatccaagccaaacccGGGCCACCGAGCTctggcagctttggccaATAAGAACCCGGACTTCTTGTGCTTGACGCAgaatgttgatg ACTTGTCTCAGCGAGCAAATCATCCATCAAGTCAACTCTGCACTCTGCACGGTTCTTTGTTTGACGTCAAATGCACGACGAAAGGCTGTGGATGGATCCAGCGGGGGAATTTCGATGATCCCTTTTGTCCAGCACTGGCACCAGCCTCCGAGGACCCGCCTCCGGGAGAGCCACTTCCTCTTTTAGATCCATATCATCGAATAAAGCACGTCTCTGATGAGGAACTACCCAAATGTCCACAGTGCCAGACGGGTATTCAGCGACCTGGCGTAGTTTGGTTTGGCGAGAAGCTCGATGAGGATATGATTGAACATATCAATGAGTGGATCACCAAAGACAAAATT GCCGGCTACTTTTCTACTTTTGGTCGGGGCAAGTCGGCTTACATGGATTTGCAggatttgatgcttgttgtAGGTACCTCTGCGCAAGTGTATCCCGCAGCCGGATATATCTCAAGAGCAAAACTACATGGGGCTCGTATTGTTACCGTGAACCCTGAGGCCGAGGATGAGACCGAACTGTACAAGATACAACCAGGAGACTTTGCCTTCGGTCAAGACGCTGCTGAGTATCTCCCGAAATTGCTCGAACCGGTGATTGGAAAATTGCAAGAAAACGGAGAGTTTGAAAACTGA
- a CDS encoding cell wall glucanosyltransferase Mwg1 (similar to Metarhizium acridum CQMa 102 XP_007809085.1) has translation MFSKALSIATIALAASASAQTFTACNPLKKTCPADPAFGKQTTCDFTKGACSAFKEADGTKLSYKDNGAVFAIQTETNAPTISTGKYIFFGKVEVVMQAAPGAGIVTSSVLQSDDLDEIDWEFVGSDNAQVQTNYFSKGDTSTYDRGAYHPVGNPTGSFHTYTVEWTSTQVNWMIDGKSVRVLSAAAVGGKFPQTPMQIKLGTWCAGGKNSPEGTRQWAGGFTDFSKAPFNAYYKSVSITDYAGKDSPANGGIKEYIYGDNTGTWQSIKVVKGDGSSDDSSSSASSTKASATNTKTSSDKASTTKGSDSSKTSDVKTTMTTAASTGSSNSTGSATVTSPPQTTSSAPTTVPTTSVPGAAPRSAAAIGGALLVGAGVAVAQLLL, from the exons ATGTTCTCCAAGGCTTTGTCAATTGCCACCATTGCGCTTGCCGCTTCGGCATCTGCTCAGACCTTCACCGCCTGCAACCCTTTGAAGAAGA CGTGCCCTGCTGATCCAGCCTTCGGCAAGCAAACAACCTGCGACTTCACCAAGGGTGCCTGCTCCGCATTCAAGGAAGCCGATGGTACTAAGCTTTCCTACAAGGACAATGGTGCCGTCTTCGCCATCCAGACGGAGACCAACGCTCCCACCATCAGCACCGGAAAGTACATCTTCTTCGGTAAAGTTGAGGTAGTCATGCAGGCTGCCCCCGGTGCTGGTATCGTTACCTCGTCCGTCCTGCAGTCCGATGATCTTGATGAG ATTGACTGGGAGTTCGTCGGCTCTGACAACGCTCAGGTTCAGACCAACTACTTCAGCAAGGGTGACACCAGCACCTATGACCGTGGCGCGTACCATCCTGTTGGCAACCCTACTGGCTCATTCCACACGTACACCGTCGAGTGGACTTCTACGCAGGTCAACTGGATGATTGACGGCAAGAGCGTTCGTGTCTTGAGCGCCGCTGCTGTCGGTGGCAAGTTCCCCCAGACTCCCATGCAGATCAAGCTTGGAACCTGGTGCGCTGGTGGCAAGAACTCTCCTGAGGGTACCCGTCAGTGGGCTGGTGGTTTCACCGACTTCTCCAAGGCTCCTTTCAACGCCTACTACAAGAGCGTCAGCATCACCGACTACGCTGGCAAGGACAGCCCTGCCAACGGTGGTATCAAGGAGTACATCTACGGTGACAACACCGGCACCTGGCAGAGCATCAAGGTCGTCAAGGGCGATGGCAGCAGCGACGACTCTTCATCCTCCGcttcttccaccaaggcTTctgccaccaacaccaagaccagCTCCGACAAGGCTTCTACCACCAAGGGCTCCGACTCATCAAAGACTTCTGATGTCAAGACTACCATGACCACTGCCGCCTCTACTGGCTCTTCCAACTCTACTGGCAGCGCCACCGTTACCAGCCCTCCTCAGACCACTAGCTCTGCTCCCACCACTGTTCCTACCACCAGCGTCCCCGGTGCCGCTCCTCGCAGCGCTGCCGCCATTGGCGGTGCTCTCCTGGTTGGTGCCGGTGTTGCTGTCGCCCAGCTTTTGCTGTAA
- a CDS encoding alpha-1,2-mannosidase subfamily (similar to Neosartorya fischeri NRRL 181 XP_001258520.1) has protein sequence MPKLRVNLLSALLLWPVASLATQNDPLAYVNPLIGTINGGNVFAGATLPYGLAKAVADVDGANTGGFALDGSNVTSFSSVHDSGTGGNPSLGNFPLFPQVCPSDELNNCKFRIGDRKVHYKMNSVVSEPGLFGIELESGIHANMTVSEHASLMKFTFPSSEDNHPLILLDLTDLWQSRQNASIHVDEKSGRMVGNGTFLPSFGAGSYQLHFCVDFFGAKVHDTGVWVNNRAGTEPKEIFVTRGFNLFYIEGGGFARFSPGPDNTVTARVGISFKSSEQACSSAEKEIPSPLKDFDKLVKSAKDAWREKLEPISVKTGGADKDLLFSFWSGIYRNMISPQNYTNENPYWDTGNPYFDSFYCIWDSFRAQHPLLTIIDPHAQTQMVQSLLDMYKHEGWLPDCHMSMCKGWTQGGSNADVVLVDAYVKNLSSTIDWELALEAIVTDAEKEPLEWSYHGRGGLQSWRKYDYIPYLDFDPLGFGTNSRSVSRTLEYAYDDFCLATLAEGLGKHDLQNKYMRRSMNWQNLWKKDQTSIIKGNDTGFRGFFQPKYMNGTWGFQDPIACSALASFCSLTSNPSETFEASIWQYLFYVPHATSSLISLLGGDEEFISRLDFFHKSGLADISNEPVFLTVYLYHYAGRPGLSTERIHQYIPSSFNNTHGGLPGNDDSGAMGAFFFFSVMGLFPVAGQNVYLINAPFFEEVSIKHPVTGKKATIRAVNFDPKYKNVYIQKATVNGKPWTKSWIGHEFFTEGWTLEVTLGSKESDWGKKPADRPPSWTI, from the exons ATGCCAAAACTCAGAGTCAATCTACTATCGGCTCTGCTACTCTGGCCTGTTGCGTCCCTCGCGACGCAAAATGATCCTCTAGCCTACGTCAATCCTCTCATCGGGACGATAAACGGTGGTAATGTATTCGCTGGAGCAACTCTTCCTTATGGCCTCGCCAAAGCCGTCGCAGATGTAGATGGAGCCAATACTGGCGGTTTCGCTTTGGATGGCTCCAACGTCACTTCGTTTTCTTCCGTTCATGATTCT GGGACGGGGGGCAATCCAAGTCTAGGCAATTTCCCATTGTTCCCGCAGGTCTGCCCGTCCGATGAGCTTAACAATTGCAAGTTCCGGATTGGGGATCGGAAAGTTCATTACAAGATGAACTCGGTTGTTTCTGAGCCTGGACTCTTCGGTATTGAGCTTGAGTCTGGCATCCATGCGAACATGACAGTATCAGAACATGCTTCATTGATGAAGTTTACATTTCCAAGCTCCGAAGACAATCATCCGTTAATCTTGCTTGACCTTACAGATCTATGGCAAAGCCGGCAAAACGCCAGCATTCACGTAGACGAAAAATCTGGTCGCATGGTTGGAAATGGGACATTCCTGCCTTCTTTTGGCGCCGGCTCATACCAGCTTCACTTTTGTGTGGATTTCTTTGGTGCGAAAGTACACGATACGGGCGTATGGGTCAATAATCGTGCTGGAACAGAACCGAAGGAAATATTTGTCACCCGCGGATTCAACCTATTTTATATCGAGGGTGGCGGCTTTGCGAGATTCAGTCCCGGTCCTGACAATACAGTGACAGCAAGAGTTGGTATCAGCTTCAAAAGCTCAGAACAGGCATGCAGCAGCGCTGAAAAGGAGATTCCAAGTCCCCTTAAGGATTTTGACAAGCttgtcaagtctgccaaGGATGCATGGCGAGAGAAACTAGAGCCGATATCCGTTAAAACTGGAGGGGCGGACAAGGATTTGTTGTTCAGCTTTTGGAGTGGTATTTACAGAAACATGATCTCACCGCAAAACTACACAAATGAGAATCCCTACTGGGATACTGGCAATCCTTACTTTGATTCATTCTATTG CATTTGGGATAGCTTCCGAGCTCAACACCCGCTTTTGACTATCATCGACCCTCATGCGCAGACGCAAATGGTCCAGTCCTTGTTGGATATGTACAAACACGAAGGGTGGTTGCCTGACTGCCATATGTCAATGTGCAAAGGATGGACACAGGGAGGTTCTAATGCCGATGTTGTTCTTGTAGACGCCTACGTCAAGAATCTCAGCAGCACGATCGACTGGGAACTAGCACTGGAAGCTATTGTTACCGATGCTGAAAAAGAGCCTTTGGAGTGGTCTTATCACGGACGTGGCGGCCTGCAGAGCTGGCGCAAGTACGATTATATCCCGTATCTGGACTTTGACCCTCTTGGATTTGGGACCAATTCGCGCAGCGTGTCAAGAACTCTTGAATATGCATACGACGACTTTTGCTTGGCCACTCTCGCTGAGGGATTGGGAAAACATGATTTGCAGAACAAGTACATGCGCCGCAGTATGAATTGGCAAAATTTGTGGAAGAAAGACCAGACTTCCATCATCAAAGGCAACGATACTGGGTTCAGAGGCTTCTTTCAGCCCAAGTATATGAATGGTACTTGGGGCTTTCAGGACCCAATAGCTTGTTCGGCTCTTGCCAGCTTTTGCTCACTAACGTCAAATCCGAGTGAGACGTTTGAAGCCAGTATCTGGCAATATTTGTT CTATGTACCTCACGCGACTTCCTCCCTCATTTCGCTGCTGGGTGGTGACGAAGAATTCATATCCCGCCTTGACTTTTTCCACAAGAGTGGATTGGCAGACATTTCCAACGAACCAGTCTTCCTGACCGTTTACCTCTACCACTATGCCGGTCGTCCGGGGCTGTCTACCGAGCGGATTCACCAGTACATCCCTTCCTCGTTCAACAACACCCACGGCGGGCTTCCAGGTAATGACGATTCGGGAGCCATGGGagcattcttcttcttctctgtcATGGGCCTGTTTCCCGTAGCCGGGCAAAATGTGTACCTCATAAATGCGCCATTCTTTGAGGAAGTAAGTATCAAGCACCCTGTAACAGGGAAGAAGGCAACCATCCGTGCGGTCAACTTTGACCCTAAGTATAAAAATGTGTATATTCAAAAGGCGACGGTCAATGGCAAGCCGTGGACGAAGTCGTGGATCGGTCATGAGTTCTTCACGGAGGGCTGGACACTGGAAGTGACGCTGGGCAGCAAAGAATCGGACTGGGGCAAGAAACCGGCTGATCGACCGCCAAGCTGGACAATTTAG